The following proteins are encoded in a genomic region of Brachionichthys hirsutus isolate HB-005 chromosome 14, CSIRO-AGI_Bhir_v1, whole genome shotgun sequence:
- the crhb gene encoding corticotropin releasing hormone b — MKLNLLGTTVILIVAFIPRYECRAIESPGDALRVPAPQIQNSEQQQSLSGPILERLGEEYFIRLGNRDTNSFPSSSMYPGGSPAVYNRALQLQLTRRLLQGKVGNIRASISGFGDRGEESMERGRRSEDPPISLDLTFHLLREMMEMSRAEQLAQQAQNNRRMMELFGK, encoded by the coding sequence ATGAAGCTCAATTTACTTGGCACCACCGTGATTCTGATAGTTGCCTTTATACCCCGCTACGAATGTCGGGCTATTGAGAGCCCTGGCGATGCGCTGCGCGTCCCGGCTCCCCAAATCCAAAACTCCGAGCAGCAACAGTCTCTGTCTGGTCCCATCCTGGAGCGGCTTGGAGAGGAGTATTTCATCCGACTGGGCAACAGGGACACTAACTCTTTCCCATCATCGTCCATGTATCCCGGTGGGTCCCCTGCCGTCTACAACAGAGCTCTGCAACTGCAGCTGACGCGGCGTCTTTTACAAGGAAAAGTTGGGAACATCAGGGCGAGCATTAGCGGCTTCGGAGACCGCGGGGAAGAGTCGATGGAGCGCGGGAGGAGGTCCGAGGACCCGCCGATATCCCTGGATCTGACCTTCCACCTGCTGAGGGAGATGATGGAGATGTCCAGGGCGGAGCAGCTGGCCCAGCAGGCGCAAAATAACAGAAGAATGATGGAGCTTTTCGGGAAATGA